The Pimelobacter simplex genomic sequence GGGTACGCCGGCAAGGGCGCCAACTACGCGCGGGAGTACTACAACGACAGCGCCGACCTCGCCGGGGCGCAGGCGCTCGCGGTCGCGGGTGCGCCGCGGACCGGGATCGACGCCCAGCTCGCGCTGATCAAGGTGCAGCCCACGGCCAAGCCCTACATCAGCGGCGTGCCGCGGGTCGGTGACACGCTCGCGGTGACGGTGGGCTCGTGGCTGCCGCAGTCCGACGACTACCAGTTCACCTCCACGTGGTTCCGCTCCGGCTCGCCGGACCCGATCGGGACCGGCGACAGCATCGTCGTCCCGGCCGCCGCGCTGGGGGAGAAGATCACGGTGCGCGTCTCCGGCACCCTCGCCGGGTACGACGCCAACGCGATCGCGTCCGAGCCGACCCCCACGGTGGCTCCCGAGCCGACCTCGCTCGCGTCGGTCGTCCCGCCGCGCGTGCTGGGCACCGCCCAGGTCGGCCGCACGCTGACGGTCGACCCCGGCACCTGGGAGGCGACGCCCAACGCCTACGGCTACCTCTGGCTGGCCGACGGCACGCAGATCCCCGGTGCGACCGCGAGGACCTTCACCCTGACCCCCGCCCAGCTCGGCAAGGACATCACGGTGCTCGTCACCGCGATCGCGCCCGGCTACCTGGCCGGCTACGGCCAGGCGCGTGCGGCGACCGAGGTCAAGCCGGGTGCGCTGAGCGTGCGCACCGCGCCGCGGATCAAGGGCAAGGCGAAGGTCGGCTCCCGGCTCACGGTCACGTACGCCGCCGCGAGCCCGGCCGCGACCGTCCGGATCCAGTGGACCGTCGGCGGCAAGCCCGTCGCGGGCGCCACCCGGGCGACGTACAAGCCGGGCAAGGCGGCCAAGGGCAAGAAGGTCCGCGCCGTGGTGACCTACACCGCGCCGGGCTACGACCGGCGGAGCGTGGGTTCGGCGGCCGTTCGGGTGCGATAGCCCTGGGATTCACCTGTCGTTGGCCGGGTGTCGTGATCGTGCGAGCGTGCGATCAACCCCCCGGCTCACCGGCCTGCTCGCGGCAGCGACGCTCCTGGTGCCCGTCCCGCTCGTCCTGTCCACCACGGCGCCCGCCCAGGCGGCCGCCTCCGACGTCCAGATCACCGAGTGGGCCTACAACGGCTCGGAGTTCGTCGAGATCACCAACACCGGGTCCGACCCGGTGGACCTGACCGGCTGGTCGTTCGACGACAGCAGCCGGACCGCGGGTGCCTTCCCGATCGGGAGCCTGGGCACGCTGCGGGCGGGGGAGTCGGCGATCATCAGCGAGGCGAGCGCGGCGGCCTTCCGGGCCGAGTGGGACCTGCCGGTCGGCGTGAAGGTGGTCGGCGACAACGACCAGAACCTCGGTCGCTCCGACGAGATGAACATCTACGACGCGGGCGGCACGCTGGTCGACCGGCTGACGTACGACGACCAGACCGGCCTCGGCCCGCGCACCGACATGTCGAGCGCCTGGGTGCCCGACGCGGCGGCGCTCGCCCACCCGGACGCGACCGGGTGGACGCTCTCGACCGCCGGCGACGCCGAGGGCTCCTGGACGTCGGCCGGCAACCACGTCGGATCGCCGGGGGTCTCGACCCACGGCGGCGCGAGCACCGTGCGGATCACCGAGTGGGAGTACAACGGCTCGGAGTTCTTCGAGATCACCAACCTCGGCGCCGGACCGGCCGACCTGACCGGGTGGTCCTACAACGACAGCGCGCGGACCCCGAACGCCGTCAGCCTCAGCCCGCTCGGCACGCTGGCGCGCGGTGAGTCCGCGGTCGTCAGCGAGGCCACCGCCGAGGCCTTCCGCACCGAGTGGGACCTGCCCGCGACGGTCAAGGTGCTCGGCAGCAACCCGGTCAACCTCGGGCGCAGCGACGAGATCAACATCCACGACGCCGCGGGTGCGCTGGTGGACCGGCTCACCTACAACGACCAGGGCGCCGGCGACGTCGCCGGTCCGCGCACCGACACCGCCAGCGCGTGGGTGCCGGAGGCCGCGCTCGGTGCCAACCGGGCCAGCGCCTGGACCCGGTCGACCGCCGGTGACGCCGAGGGCTCCTGGACCTCGACCTCGGCCGGGGCGTTCGTCGCCTCGCCGGGCACCAGCACGCTCGGCAACAACCCTCCGGGCAAGCCCGGCGGCGGTGGCACCGGACCCGACCCGAGCACGATCAAGCTCAACGAGGTCGAGTCCAACGGCGACGCCGTCGGCGACTGGGTCGAGATCACCAACACCGGAACCGCGCCGGTCGACGTCTCGGGCTGGAAGGTCCGCGACGCCGACGCCGGGCACCCGTTCGCCGTCGTCCCCAGCGGTACGACGCTCGCGCCCGGCGCCTTCTTCGCGCTCTACACCGAGTTCCCCCCGCCCGGCTTCGGCCTCGGCGTCGACGACTCGGTCACGCTCTACCAGGCCGACGGCACCTCGGTGGTCGACACCTACGCGTGGTCCGGCGGGCACGCCGCGACGACGTACGGCCGCTGCCCCGACGGCACCGGCACCTGGGAGGTGACCACGGTCCCGACGCGCGGGGCGGCCAACGCGTGCAGCCCGATCCGGATCAACGAGATCGAGTCGAACGACGCGGCGGCAGGCCCGGACTGGGTCGAGCTGGTCAACCTCTCCGACGCCCCGGTCGACCTGGCCGGCTGGGTGCTCAAGGACAGCGGCGAGGCCGACCCGACCACGCTGCCCACGCCGAGCGTCGTCCCGGCGCACGGCCACCTCGTGGTGAACACCCTGGCCGCGGGTCTGGGCGGCGCGGACAGCGTCCGCCTGCTCGACCCGGCCGCCAAGCTCATCGACTCGTTCTCCTGGACCGCGCACGCCACCCAGACCTACGGCCGCTGCAAGGACGGCGTCGGCGCCTTCGTCGACAACGTCGCCCCGACGCCGGGTGCGGTCAACAGCTGCCCGGGCCTCGACACCCAGGCCTGGCCGGGCTCCCAGACGGTCCGCACCGTCGACCAGGCGGGCACGTTCAACCAGGACGCCAGCGGCCTGGTCTTCGACCCCGAGGACCCGAGCACGCTGTGGGTCGCGCAGAACAAGGCGGGCACGCTGACCAAGCTGGTCAAGGACGGCGACGGCTACGTCCCGGCCGCCGGCTGGTCACCCGGCAAGAACCCGCGCTACGCCGACGGCACCGGCGCCCCCGACACCGAGGGCATCACGATCGGTCCGGACCACGCGATCTACCTGGCCGCCGAGCGCAACAACGACGTCAGCGGCGTCAGCAAGAACGTCGTGCTCCGCTACGAGCCCGGCACGTCGATGAACGCCACCGACGAGTGGGCGCTCAACGGCCTGCTCCCGGCGGTCGGCGCCAACCTCGGCCTCGAGGGCATCACCTGGGTGCCGGACTCCTACCTCACCGGGGGCGGGCTGATCGACGAGACGACCAACCAGCCCTACAACCCGGCGTCCTACCCCGCGCACGGCACCGGCCTGTACGTCGTCGCGGTCGAGGGCACCGGCCGGCTCTACGTGCTCGCGCTCGACCAGACCGCCGCCGTCCAGGAGAGCGCGCACCTGGTCGCCACGATCGACCCGCAGCTCAAGACCAACGCCGGTCCTCCGGGCGTCATGGACGTCGTGTGGGACCCCGAGGCCGAGCGGCTCTGAGCGGTCTGCGACGACAGCTGCGACGGCGTCTCGGTGACGCTGAAGCTCCAGCAGAGCGGCCGGTTCGGGATCACCGCGGCCTACCAGCGCCCGGTCGGCATGCCGAACCTCAACAACGAGGGCTTCGCGCTCGCGCCGCAGTCGACCTGCGCCGCGGGGGAGAAGGCGGTGCTGTGGTCGGACGACGGCGACACCGGCGGCTTCTCGCTGCGCCAGGGCACGTTCCCGTGCACGGAGGTCTCGACCCCGCCGACGCCGGTGGTCAACACGGCCGCACCGGTGGTCACGGGCCGCGCCCAGGTGGGCGCGACCCTGACCGGCACGGCCGGGACCTGGACGCCGGCGCCGGGGACCACGGCGTACCAGTGGCTGGCGAACGGTACGCCGATCGCCGGCGCCACCACCGCGCGCCTCGTCGTCGCGCCGGCCCTGGCCGGCAAGCGGATCAGCCTGCGGGTCACGGTCACCGCCGACGGCTTCCTCGAGGCCGCGAAGACGTCGAGCGCCACCGCACCCGTCGCGGCGGGCACGCTGGCGCTCGCGGGCCGGCCGAAGATCACCGGCAAGGCGCGCGTCGGCACGAAGGTCGCGGTCCGGCTCGGGCGGGTCAGCCCGGCCGCGAAGGTCGGCTACGCCTGGTACGTCGACGGCCGG encodes the following:
- a CDS encoding carboxypeptidase-like regulatory domain-containing protein; protein product: MRVQMLSRARRRWVGAALAAATAAAGAGLGTMASAEAAEPVPVGAISGTVTAQVGGAPVKDVTVIGYQLTSEADGPVRTWVPVRFAKTNAAGAYTLYGSPGEYRVQFSACPAQDCAAPTYAPEFYNDVTTVDAATTLSITDNADRTGVNASLAPGHLLAGTVTGPQAAAVGDGLVTAYTKTGDTWNATYFSKIESDGTYSFVVPDGSYKVGYAGKGANYAREYYNDSADLAGAQALAVAGAPRTGIDAQLALIKVQPTAKPYISGVPRVGDTLAVTVGSWLPQSDDYQFTSTWFRSGSPDPIGTGDSIVVPAAALGEKITVRVSGTLAGYDANAIASEPTPTVAPEPTSLASVVPPRVLGTAQVGRTLTVDPGTWEATPNAYGYLWLADGTQIPGATARTFTLTPAQLGKDITVLVTAIAPGYLAGYGQARAATEVKPGALSVRTAPRIKGKAKVGSRLTVTYAAASPAATVRIQWTVGGKPVAGATRATYKPGKAAKGKKVRAVVTYTAPGYDRRSVGSAAVRVR
- a CDS encoding lamin tail domain-containing protein encodes the protein MRSTPRLTGLLAAATLLVPVPLVLSTTAPAQAAASDVQITEWAYNGSEFVEITNTGSDPVDLTGWSFDDSSRTAGAFPIGSLGTLRAGESAIISEASAAAFRAEWDLPVGVKVVGDNDQNLGRSDEMNIYDAGGTLVDRLTYDDQTGLGPRTDMSSAWVPDAAALAHPDATGWTLSTAGDAEGSWTSAGNHVGSPGVSTHGGASTVRITEWEYNGSEFFEITNLGAGPADLTGWSYNDSARTPNAVSLSPLGTLARGESAVVSEATAEAFRTEWDLPATVKVLGSNPVNLGRSDEINIHDAAGALVDRLTYNDQGAGDVAGPRTDTASAWVPEAALGANRASAWTRSTAGDAEGSWTSTSAGAFVASPGTSTLGNNPPGKPGGGGTGPDPSTIKLNEVESNGDAVGDWVEITNTGTAPVDVSGWKVRDADAGHPFAVVPSGTTLAPGAFFALYTEFPPPGFGLGVDDSVTLYQADGTSVVDTYAWSGGHAATTYGRCPDGTGTWEVTTVPTRGAANACSPIRINEIESNDAAAGPDWVELVNLSDAPVDLAGWVLKDSGEADPTTLPTPSVVPAHGHLVVNTLAAGLGGADSVRLLDPAAKLIDSFSWTAHATQTYGRCKDGVGAFVDNVAPTPGAVNSCPGLDTQAWPGSQTVRTVDQAGTFNQDASGLVFDPEDPSTLWVAQNKAGTLTKLVKDGDGYVPAAGWSPGKNPRYADGTGAPDTEGITIGPDHAIYLAAERNNDVSGVSKNVVLRYEPGTSMNATDEWALNGLLPAVGANLGLEGITWVPDSYLTGGGLIDETTNQPYNPASYPAHGTGLYVVAVEGTGRLYVLALDQTAAVQESAHLVATIDPQLKTNAGPPGVMDVVWDPEAERL